In Fluviicola sp., the sequence TTGAATGCCTCCTGAGCCTTCAAAACCACTGCTTCGTATTCTGCTTCCGTTGCAGAAGAAACCGATGCAATCACTTGTCCGTCAACCGGTGAAACTGAATCGATTTGAGCTCCACGTGTGTTAAACCAATATCCTCCTGTGGAAGCTCCGCGGTTTACCGCTTCAATTCCCAATGTTTTTAATGTTTCTTGTATTCCAAGATCTGTTGCTGTTGCTGACATTCCTATTCGATTAGTTTGTGCAAAATTACACAATTTTTTGACGACTCGCCGTGAATCTCAATGAATTATCCAGCGAATAAATGTTAAGGATTCAAGCGGGAGACAGGACCTGCATGTTATCTGCGTAAATCTGCATAATCTGCGTGAGAAATTTAATTAAACGCCTGTCGGAACTCCAAAGGGGATAGATTGGTTTTTGTCTTGAATAATTTGCTGAATGACTGGGAATGCTCGAAGCCCAGTTCGTAGGCAATTTCACTGATGGAAAGTGCTGTAGTGGAAAGCTTTTCCTTCGCTTTTTCGATCAGTTTTTCATGAATGTGCTGCTGCGTGTTTTGCCCGGTGTGCACGCGTAGCAAACTTCCGAGGTAGCCCGGTGAAAGATTCAGTTGTTGAGCAACGTATTGAACGGTCGGTAAACCGGTGGAAGCCAGATCGGGATCGTTGAAATAGTTTGTCAGCAGCTTTTCGAGTTGTTCCAGCACCTGGTGATTTGCTTTTTCCCGTGTAATAAACTGGCGGTTGTAGAATCGCTCGCAATAACTCAACAGGTTCTCAATGTGTGTAATGATGATCTGCTTGCTGAACTTGTCGATGTTGGAATGGTATTCCTGCCGGATGAGTTGCACAATCCCGTTGAGGGTTGTTTCTTCTTTTTCTGAAAGGAACAAGGCTTCGTGAACCGAATAGTCGAAGAACTCGTATTGCCTGATCGTCTTTGCTAGTGAGGTATTCCAGATAAAATCAGGATGTATGAGCAGGATCCAGCCGGATGGCCTTTCGGAAATTTCCTTTTCGTAGATCTCCATTTTCAGCACCTGGTTCGGCGACATGAAGAACAAAATCCCGTCGTCCTCAAAATCGTAATGCATCTGCCCGTATTTGTATTTCACACCTTTCATGCGTTTCAGGGCAATGAAATAGAAGTCAAATACCGCGTACATGTCATTGAATTCAGGTATTTCCGTGAAATCTTCCATGCTGATTATACTGATCAGCGGATGTTTCGGCCCGGGCAAGCCCCTGTAGCGGTGAAACTCACTGATGGATTGAACTCTGTGCGGCTTCGCGTTCGACATACTGCAATGATATTACTTTTGATGATAAACTGCTGCAAATTCTCTGGCAAAATCGCGTAGTTTCACTTTTCCCATTTTTGGATTGTTCCGGTGAAAGTTTTGAAGCGGCTTTCCGCTGTGCATCACCGATTGCATTTCGACCATCGTTTCTGCCAGTTCCAAAGGCATTTTCGCCATTTTCAATCCCTGGAGCATTTGTTTGTCGGAGATCCGTACCCATTTCAGCCAGGGTTTCCCGATAGCTGTTCCGATGATTTTTGCTGCTTCGTTGCAGGTCAGTTCTTCACTTCCTACGTAACGCACTTTCACTTTTTCTGCGGGAATGCTTACCAGTTCTTCAGCTGCTGCTTCGGCAATGTCTTTCGGAGAAACAAAGACAATCCGGTCATTTTCACCGTAGTTTCCCATCAGTAAGCCGGTTTTACCGGTCAGTAAAGCCATCAAACCTGAATAACGAAGTGTCAGGTATTTCCCCACCAAACCTTTGCCTTTGATGAGGTCCATGGAGAAAAAGAAGTTGGTGTAGAAAGCTCCCGGGCGCAAAATACTGATCGAAACATCCGGTAATTCGGTAAAAATTCCTTCTACGTTTTCGCCTTTGATCAAATCTGCAGACCAACCGCTCAATACTACCACGCGTTTGATTCCTGCTTGTTGGATTGCCTGTGCATAGGTATTCGCGGTGGTATGCATGTACTTGCGAAAGTGCGTTTCGGTCATACTCATGGGAATCATGCAATAAACGGCATCTGCTCCGGTAACTGTTTTTGTAAGGAAAGAAGCGCCCTCCAATTTCCCGATAGCAGCGCGTGCTCCCAATGCTTCGATCTCTTTTTGTTTCGCCGGGTTACTGCTGATTACGGTTACCGAATGTCCTTTTGCAATTAAGTCCTGTGCAAGAGGTTTGCTGATGTTGCCCAATGAGCCTGTTAATACGATTTGCATCCTGTTGTTTTTTAATATCACAAAGGTGCAGGCAACGCAACAAACGCATGTAAGCAAAATGACTGTTGTTGTAGCCGAAATGAATAGGAGCCGATTTTCTATCCGGTGGTTACCTGGAATCGGTTCTTTTTTCCAGGATCCATTTTACCGCTGCCCGGATGGCCGTTTCCGTGTCTTTCGTTTCGACGTCTGGTTTTATTTTCCCGCCGTACTTATTTTTATTCCTGTCTGCATCTATTCCTGAAGCCAGGTTCAGGTACGAGCCATCGCTCAATTCAAAATTGTCAACGCGTGTTGAAACGCCGTAGGTTTCCTGCCCGAAGCTTTTTGTGTGGGGAAGTCCTATCAATGCAAGAGCTGTTACTTCCCCTGAACTGGCGGTGTTGTTTCCATAAATAACCGCAATGGGCTTGTTTTTGTATTTTAATTGATAGGGGTTGGATTTCATAAAAACGAGCGAACTGTCTCCGCCAATCCACGCTGTACCGGTCCATCCATCGTTATAAATCAGTTGCCTCACTGTTCCGTTGCCCGAAAAGGAGTGTTCACAAACCCCGTTGCCAATAAGCGGACCAATTCCGGCAATCATCGGGAAACAATTTCCTCCCATATCCTGGCTTAAATCAATGATCCAGCCTTTCGTTTCTTGTTTATCAAAAGATGAAATAAGTGTTTGCAGCGTATCTGCATATTTCGCCAACAGATCAGGGTCTGAAGAAACGAACATGGGCAGGGAAAGGTAGGCGATTGAGTTATCCAGCATTTTCCCGGTTGGAAAATTGTGCAGGTTTTCCCCGGTACCCGGATGTTTTCCTCCTTCAACCATATTTTTCCATTCTTCAGGCGTAGTAAAAAAGGAATGTTTGTCGTTGAGTTTGGAGGTGGTGAAGTATTGAAGTATGTATCTGCACTCATTTTTGCTCGTATTGTCACCACACAATTGCATTGTCTTCGATTTGATTCCGGCAATGAAACTCTTATCGGTAATAATAGAATTCTCATATACGATATCGAAGTATTCGTGAATGTACATGGCTGTTTCAACGGATGGAGCTTTGGTTGGTTCCGGAAGTTCTTCCACGCTTATTTCGTCAATCCATGCGGTTCCGGTTCCAAGAAGGTCTCCGAAAATCCGGATTTTGGCAGCTTCCTTTTCAGCTACAAAAAACCCTTCTGCCAGTGTCCAGTCCTGGTTTTTCGTTTCCGTTAGTTTAAACAGCATTTTTGGAAGCAGTGCCCCGGTGTTATCGAATAACCTTGCTCCCAGAATAATACTCCCATCCAGATCTTTTGTTTTGACAGCACAACTTAGTTTAAACTTCCTCAACCCATGCGATTTAAAAGGAAATTCCTGGTTAAAGAAATGATGTCCTTCAGTATTACTTTCCAGCTTCAGACTGTACTTACCCTTGAAGAACTCTTTGTTATCGGTTTTACACAGGAACTGATCATTCTCTGCTTTCCAGAACGCGGTTTGGGTATCAGATGCCGGATCTTTTTGTTCGAAGCCATTATTTGGAACAGCAATCTGTGCGCAAACAGTACCGCTCAATGCGAATCCGATAATGTATGCAATAGTTGGTTTTAGCAGCTTCATACTCTTAGTAAATGGTAAATCGACCGGTAAATTACTTCAAAATTTAGAATCCGCAAGGTAAAAGGTTTGCCTGGAGATGTTTAGCTATGCGCAGGATTTTTTAGAAATTACTTTTCCCAATTTTTTCCGGCAATCATAAAACATGCTTAAGTAGCATTTTTCCGGCTTATAAGCTGAACGGGTGAATAACCGAACTGTTTTTTGAAAGCATACGAGAAATGGGATAAATTCTCAAACCCGGTTTCATAATAAACTTCCACCGGTTTTTTATGCTTTTCGGCAAGTTGGTAATGTGCCAGTTCCAGTCTTTTTTTGGTCAGCCAGCGCTGCGGTGTGACCTGGAAAGCCTTTTGAAAATCGCGTTTGAACGTGGTCAGGCTTCGTCCGGTCAAATACCCGAATTTTTCCAGGGGCATATTAAACATAAAGTTCTTCTCCATAAAAGCGGTCAGATCGATTTTGTGAGGTTCATCAAAGTTTGCTAACACAGCGTCGATGTTTTCGTTAATCGTATGGAGGATGGAAATGGCTTCCGTAATTTTCAGAGAAGCGATGCTTTCGGGAAAGTTTTCCTGCATGTCAAAATAGGGAATGAGCGAAGCCAGGCAACTTTCCAGCAAAGGATGTTTCCGGAAACTGAAAATTTTTGGAGTGACCGTTTTTCGTTTTACAGGTTCATTCCCGTAAAATTCGCGCAATCTTTTAGCCGACAGGTGCATAGCTACTGCTTTGTGAGGCTCTCCGTCCTTTGGAAGATTGATAATCGTGGCCAATTGGTTCCTTGGGATTAAAAAAGTACTTCCCGGACCGAACACAAAACGTTCATCTGCCTGGATGATTTTCGTTTCTCCTGAAATCAACCACACAAGCAAATGATCCTCGAATGCCGCTTCGGTTTTAAATAACTTGCCCGTGTAACTGGAAAGTTTAATCTCGGGGTTTATATAATTTACCTGGTAATCCATCTTGCTTGTGTGATTGAAAGATACAAAAATCAACTAGAAGCCGAATGTTATTCCGGTCATTTCCTCGCTTAGTTTCCACAAGCGTTTTGCGTGTGTTTCGTCCAAAGAGTAAGGTTTGACACCGCCAACCTGTGTAGTATCATTGCTCAGAAGTGCGATATCTGCATGTTCACAATAAACACCTCCGATAGTGTCGAGCATAGGACTGGTTGCCGCCCACACAGTTGTTGCCGCTCCCTGGGGAATAGTTTTCAATCGTGCGGCCACTTCCGGCAGAATCTTTCCTTCCGCATCGGTGTAGCCCAGTTTTTGGAACAGGTCGGCAGGAGCTTCACGCGCCAGTTCTGTTTCACCGACAGCACCCGGACACAGGGAATAACTTCGCACATTGTATGCCTGGGCGCGCACGTCCAATTCCAGTGAAAAAAGATTGACCGCCGTTTTCGATTGTCCGTAACCAAGCAGGGTTTCGTATTCCCGGTGAAGGAAATTCGGATCCTCGAAATCAACATCTGAGAACTGGTGTCCTCCGGAAGAAACATTGACAACTCTTGCGCCGTTTGCTTTTTTTAATGCCGGCCACAACCTTGCTGTCAGCTGAAACGGAGCCAGGTAATTGGTTGCCAGTTGCGATTCATACCCGCGTTTGTCTTTGCGCAGCGGCACCCACATGATTCCAGCATTGTTGATGAGCAGGTGCAATGGTCTGCCGGAAGCCAAAAACTTTTCAGCAAAGGCATCGATGGAATCAGGATCCATTAAATCCATTTTTTCCAGTTCCACATTCGGAATTCCGTCCAGGTTTCTGGCTGCTTTATCGGTATCGCGTGCCGGAACAATAACTGTTGCGCCGGCCAAGGAAAGGGTTTTGACTGTTTCTAATCCGATACCGGTGTTTCCGCCCGTTACGATGGCAATTTTCCCGGTAAGGTTAATCCCTTTGATAACATCGCTTGTAGTTGATTTGGCGTTAAATCCTGAACCGAGTGGTTTCTGTAACGCTCCCTGATAATTGTTTTGTCCCATTTTGATCTGATTTAAACTTGTTTGTTGAGACAAAATTAGGGGATAACAGTGGTGATGACTTTGTTCAAACGTCCGAATATGCTTTGTTCAAACGGCCAATTTTAAACTTCATTGCGAATTTGCAAGATGGCAATATAGCCATGTTCGAATATTGCAATATGGAGATTTTGACAGGTTTGTTTCGACGGGTTCTCCAGAGCTTTTGCAGTTATCGTTTCTACAGTGAGACGGAACGTATCTCCGGAGAACCCACACTGGTATTTTGCGGATCGAAGTCAATCTCCAGCGAAGATTTGTCAATCTTCAACAAACCTTTGTTAATAACTCAGAGACCCAAGCCCTTGTAAAACGAACCGAAGTCAATCTCACGGGAACACTTGTCAATCTCACGGAGACCTGAATCAATCTTCAGCGAACAATAGAAAGATGAAACGTCCTATTCAACTGCCTCCAACTGTTTTAAATGCTGTGCTACCTGGTATTCATTGAAATTATCCCACTTCGGAACCGTATTCGGTTTATCGCCCAGCATATTGTTGATGCAGGTATTATTGTCCTTGTATTTCTCATGTAACAATGCGATGATCCGGAAGAAAAATTCGTCTAATTTCACAACCGGGTCAAATTCTGATTGAAGGGCCGAAAGGTTTAATACTTCCAGGACTTCCTGTTTTTCTTCGGAAGTGATTTCTGTCCGGTAACCGGTTTTCAGTGCTTTAAACACCAGATTGTTCCATACCACGCTGTAGTGTCCCCAGGGTACATTTGGGAGGTTCAAAGAATGCTCGCAGATGATTATAATAGCGTGCAGCAGATTTGGTAAATAGCTTGCCGGGAATTCATCAAAACTTCTGAATTCGAAACCGCTTTGATATATTTTTTCCTGGTTGAAATCCAAACCGACATCCGAAAGCAGTTCATAATCAAAATCATCCGCAATCTGATCGCGCCACCAAATGTTTTCTTCTTTTTTAAACTTCAACAATTTTCGAAAGTCTTCGACCGGATAAGTCAGGATTTTTCCCTTTGCCATGGATTTATGGAATGTACCAACTCCGGTATAGCGCGACATGGCATTCCGCATGGAACCACCGGCGAACTGTTCTTTCAAGTGATATTTTTCGCTGATCACCTGCATGATATCGGGGCTTCCGAGTGTTGCTATGAAAAGCGGTTCGAACCATTGCAGCAAATAGATGGCATTGGCATGTTTGGCTTCAAAATCTTCATAATCAATAATGCGGCTGTTTTCCGTAAGTGTCGGCAGCGTGATGTGGAAATGGTATGTTCCGTTGTTGAATAACACGATGTTTTCCTGGTTCGACATGAACATATTGAACCCGGTATTGTAATCCGGGAAACGCAATTTTCCGTTCAGTACAGCAGATTCATTGATTTTATCGATAAAGAGCTTCTTGGTAGCAGCCAGTTCATCACACGAATCGGAAATGGTTCTGTTTTCAAAGTATTTGGTTACAAATTCAATGGAATCTCCGTCAAAGTTCACGGATCCCATCGGATTGTTCTTTTGAGTGAGCATACTCCGGATATTGTATGGCTGGGTTTCCAGGAAGTTTTCCAGGATCGATTTTCCCGAATATTCCGGGTTGTCTTCCAATGGTTCAGTACCGGCGATGGTTTTATGCTGCCAGTTTAAATCGACTTTCTCCAGTGAATGACTGTTCATCATCCGGCTCACCCTGTAGGTAAGGTTTTTATCAAAAGCAGTTGCTACAGGAATTGCATAACTTCCATCTTTGTAGCACTTTCTGTAATCAATGCTAT encodes:
- a CDS encoding helix-turn-helix transcriptional regulator, giving the protein MSNAKPHRVQSISEFHRYRGLPGPKHPLISIISMEDFTEIPEFNDMYAVFDFYFIALKRMKGVKYKYGQMHYDFEDDGILFFMSPNQVLKMEIYEKEISERPSGWILLIHPDFIWNTSLAKTIRQYEFFDYSVHEALFLSEKEETTLNGIVQLIRQEYHSNIDKFSKQIIITHIENLLSYCERFYNRQFITREKANHQVLEQLEKLLTNYFNDPDLASTGLPTVQYVAQQLNLSPGYLGSLLRVHTGQNTQQHIHEKLIEKAKEKLSTTALSISEIAYELGFEHSQSFSKLFKTKTNLSPLEFRQAFN
- a CDS encoding NAD(P)H-binding protein, producing MQIVLTGSLGNISKPLAQDLIAKGHSVTVISSNPAKQKEIEALGARAAIGKLEGASFLTKTVTGADAVYCMIPMSMTETHFRKYMHTTANTYAQAIQQAGIKRVVVLSGWSADLIKGENVEGIFTELPDVSISILRPGAFYTNFFFSMDLIKGKGLVGKYLTLRYSGLMALLTGKTGLLMGNYGENDRIVFVSPKDIAEAAAEELVSIPAEKVKVRYVGSEELTCNEAAKIIGTAIGKPWLKWVRISDKQMLQGLKMAKMPLELAETMVEMQSVMHSGKPLQNFHRNNPKMGKVKLRDFAREFAAVYHQK
- a CDS encoding S41 family peptidase, whose product is MKLLKPTIAYIIGFALSGTVCAQIAVPNNGFEQKDPASDTQTAFWKAENDQFLCKTDNKEFFKGKYSLKLESNTEGHHFFNQEFPFKSHGLRKFKLSCAVKTKDLDGSIILGARLFDNTGALLPKMLFKLTETKNQDWTLAEGFFVAEKEAAKIRIFGDLLGTGTAWIDEISVEELPEPTKAPSVETAMYIHEYFDIVYENSIITDKSFIAGIKSKTMQLCGDNTSKNECRYILQYFTTSKLNDKHSFFTTPEEWKNMVEGGKHPGTGENLHNFPTGKMLDNSIAYLSLPMFVSSDPDLLAKYADTLQTLISSFDKQETKGWIIDLSQDMGGNCFPMIAGIGPLIGNGVCEHSFSGNGTVRQLIYNDGWTGTAWIGGDSSLVFMKSNPYQLKYKNKPIAVIYGNNTASSGEVTALALIGLPHTKSFGQETYGVSTRVDNFELSDGSYLNLASGIDADRNKNKYGGKIKPDVETKDTETAIRAAVKWILEKRTDSR
- a CDS encoding AraC family transcriptional regulator, whose product is MDYQVNYINPEIKLSSYTGKLFKTEAAFEDHLLVWLISGETKIIQADERFVFGPGSTFLIPRNQLATIINLPKDGEPHKAVAMHLSAKRLREFYGNEPVKRKTVTPKIFSFRKHPLLESCLASLIPYFDMQENFPESIASLKITEAISILHTINENIDAVLANFDEPHKIDLTAFMEKNFMFNMPLEKFGYLTGRSLTTFKRDFQKAFQVTPQRWLTKKRLELAHYQLAEKHKKPVEVYYETGFENLSHFSYAFKKQFGYSPVQLISRKNAT
- a CDS encoding SDR family NAD(P)-dependent oxidoreductase, coding for MGQNNYQGALQKPLGSGFNAKSTTSDVIKGINLTGKIAIVTGGNTGIGLETVKTLSLAGATVIVPARDTDKAARNLDGIPNVELEKMDLMDPDSIDAFAEKFLASGRPLHLLINNAGIMWVPLRKDKRGYESQLATNYLAPFQLTARLWPALKKANGARVVNVSSGGHQFSDVDFEDPNFLHREYETLLGYGQSKTAVNLFSLELDVRAQAYNVRSYSLCPGAVGETELAREAPADLFQKLGYTDAEGKILPEVAARLKTIPQGAATTVWAATSPMLDTIGGVYCEHADIALLSNDTTQVGGVKPYSLDETHAKRLWKLSEEMTGITFGF